A single Coraliomargarita sinensis DNA region contains:
- a CDS encoding SET domain-containing protein-lysine N-methyltransferase, which yields MPKPKIFTESDFDVRPSTIKGAGQGLFAKTHIREEDTIGYYTGEVIDENAFHDPERPFSAYVLWVCRTHIIIGEGPKANYTRYINHSDEPNAFLVVSHRWKSARFEALCDIAPGEEIFFNYGEDYWE from the coding sequence ATGCCGAAGCCAAAAATTTTTACAGAATCAGATTTTGATGTTCGCCCCTCCACCATTAAGGGGGCCGGACAGGGACTTTTTGCCAAAACCCATATCCGGGAAGAGGACACCATCGGCTACTATACGGGCGAGGTGATCGACGAAAACGCCTTCCACGACCCCGAACGCCCCTTCTCCGCCTACGTGCTCTGGGTCTGCCGAACGCATATCATTATCGGTGAGGGTCCCAAGGCGAACTACACCCGCTACATCAACCACAGCGATGAGCCCAACGCCTTTCTCGTGGTTTCCCACCGCTGGAAAAGCGCACGTTTTGAAGCGCTCTGCGATATCGCCCCCGGTGAGGAAATCTTTTTCAACTACGGTGAAGATTACTGGGAATAG
- a CDS encoding GspE/PulE family protein, with protein MALTDIFKDLDEEQRTEVEQLPRSERLGQIAALRQMSTRQLLQEVSEQTGLPLVGQIELIENPTWSLPLRLIHEYQCVPVQNGEPVKADGSSTEEEDSTAPIPLVTLWPPDEKMDRWIYATCGRMPKWHLGNPEQVVETITEHFGVGAGSLDESDLVTDVAETQDDEDEDAAVIRFVNEVVSKAVSDRATDIHFEPHRDELQIRYRIDGELVPIRVPDNLIRFQGAIISRLKIMAKLNISEKRRPQDGRISFGSGNSELDIRISTFPTMYGESVSLRLLNQKSKPLSMRELGLDPNEEKKLSHALSTPHGIILVTGPTGSGKSTSLTAYIRLINKPERRIITVEDPVEYEVPGVNQTQVHPEIGLTFAQSLRAVLRQDPDVIMVGEIRDRETADIAIRASLTGHLVLSTLHTNDAPGALTRLIDMDIEPFLIASSVEMIIAQRLVRRLCPECARPANYEANQIAGFLATMRIDPSEAQFGHLAKEAVGCERCRSLGFRGRVGIFEILRVTDEIHEHIVKRDSARLIRQTAISQDMRTLMQSGWGHIKEGTTTIEEVMRFADLENEES; from the coding sequence ATGGCACTAACCGATATTTTCAAGGACCTCGACGAAGAGCAACGCACCGAAGTGGAGCAGCTCCCCCGCTCGGAGCGGCTCGGGCAAATTGCGGCACTTCGCCAGATGTCGACCAGACAACTCCTGCAGGAAGTTTCCGAACAAACCGGGCTCCCACTGGTGGGTCAAATCGAACTGATTGAAAATCCAACCTGGTCGCTGCCCCTTCGCCTGATCCACGAATACCAATGTGTGCCGGTACAAAACGGGGAACCCGTAAAAGCGGACGGCAGTTCAACAGAAGAGGAAGACAGCACGGCCCCCATTCCACTCGTCACCCTTTGGCCACCGGATGAAAAAATGGACCGCTGGATCTACGCCACCTGCGGCCGCATGCCGAAGTGGCATCTCGGCAATCCCGAACAGGTGGTCGAAACCATCACCGAGCATTTTGGCGTCGGTGCTGGGAGTCTGGACGAGTCGGACCTTGTCACCGATGTCGCCGAAACTCAGGACGACGAAGATGAGGACGCCGCCGTTATCCGTTTTGTCAATGAAGTCGTCTCCAAAGCGGTCAGCGACCGCGCTACGGATATTCACTTTGAGCCACACCGTGACGAACTGCAGATCCGCTACCGCATCGACGGCGAGCTCGTACCCATTCGGGTGCCGGATAACTTGATCCGCTTTCAGGGCGCCATTATTTCACGCCTGAAAATCATGGCGAAGCTGAATATCTCAGAAAAGCGCCGCCCGCAGGACGGGCGTATCTCTTTCGGTTCAGGCAATTCAGAACTCGACATCCGGATTTCCACTTTCCCGACCATGTACGGCGAGAGTGTCTCGCTACGTCTGCTGAATCAAAAGTCCAAACCGCTCTCCATGCGAGAACTGGGCCTCGACCCTAACGAAGAGAAAAAACTCAGCCACGCGCTGAGCACGCCCCATGGTATCATCTTGGTGACGGGGCCGACCGGTTCGGGTAAGTCAACGTCACTGACCGCTTATATCCGCCTGATCAACAAACCCGAGCGACGCATCATCACGGTCGAAGACCCGGTCGAATACGAAGTGCCGGGTGTCAACCAGACGCAGGTCCACCCCGAGATCGGGCTGACCTTTGCCCAGTCACTGCGCGCCGTGCTGCGTCAGGACCCGGACGTGATCATGGTAGGTGAGATTCGCGACCGCGAAACCGCTGACATCGCCATCCGTGCCTCGCTAACCGGCCACCTCGTCCTCAGCACCCTCCACACCAACGATGCTCCGGGGGCGCTGACGCGGCTCATCGATATGGACATCGAGCCTTTCCTCATCGCCTCTTCCGTCGAGATGATCATCGCGCAGCGCCTCGTGCGCCGCCTCTGCCCGGAGTGCGCCCGCCCTGCCAACTACGAAGCGAATCAAATAGCCGGCTTCCTCGCGACCATGCGGATCGACCCGAGCGAGGCTCAATTCGGACATCTCGCCAAAGAAGCCGTCGGCTGTGAACGCTGCCGCTCGCTCGGCTTCCGTGGTCGGGTCGGCATTTTCGAAATCCTCCGCGTGACCGACGAGATTCACGAGCATATCGTCAAGCGCGACTCCGCCCGGCTCATCCGTCAGACCGCCATTTCCCAGGACATGCGTACACTCATGCAAAGCGGTTGGGGACATATCAAAGAAGGCACCACCACGATCGAGGAAGTCATGCGATTCGCGGATTTGGAAAACGAAGAATCCTAG
- a CDS encoding tetratricopeptide repeat protein translates to MFSNALPGAAKQSRLQSYYNIAEGNYLIGDRSGAARGIEQCLRLDPEHAPSLALQSKLLLEQSEIEAALASAEAAIASAPEELEYQVLRALILGNLDRREDAMAQIDTVLAKAQPGSEHARTAQHLKGLLKMAEEKWDDAADAFQKTYGPQPEASDTGRQLATEAYLEKARTAPDIEGALAAIDQAIELYRGQTGRENLEALSRLEIKRAQLLAQAGETQQATTVLQQIVGEDPDNLEATVTLASLYANREEWLALEDLIEPISKNPALADIALYLKGRVALARDRVGTARARFEEALELNANRPTALQHALEFYRSICFERLKRRDEAIKSLKRAVDGGYVPETPDEAVHLGRLLLRQKDLDPLLPTLEKALLRGNTSAEGWALLGRAHIKKGRNELALSALNQSLDLEPEQAGILALRGSLLRKIGDLQGALVDYERAHQLEPSSPVLSYEQGLVLLQLGRIGEAEPFLRVAARKLTTHVTLDLLHASCAYTLGKYEEAAQSLQQYLHPQLEGDALKQFKANQSDTAAYLHTLLSGKKGIQISELATTSKSATLYNDYARGKASRKQVLDWAGRAETPEQARTQICAASYWLAQLERARAHSENLKELLHIAIETGSPENPEFQFARWQLKHD, encoded by the coding sequence TTGTTTTCGAACGCCCTGCCGGGCGCTGCCAAACAGAGTCGCCTGCAGTCTTATTACAATATTGCTGAAGGCAACTATTTGATCGGCGACCGGAGCGGCGCGGCGCGCGGCATCGAACAATGCCTGCGACTCGACCCCGAACATGCCCCCAGCCTGGCACTGCAATCCAAGCTCCTCCTCGAACAATCCGAAATCGAGGCTGCTCTGGCATCTGCTGAAGCCGCGATCGCATCCGCGCCGGAGGAACTGGAATATCAGGTGCTCAGAGCACTCATCCTCGGCAATCTCGATCGCCGCGAGGATGCGATGGCCCAAATCGATACAGTCCTGGCAAAAGCGCAGCCCGGCAGCGAGCACGCGCGAACCGCCCAACATCTTAAAGGCCTGCTCAAAATGGCGGAAGAAAAATGGGACGATGCCGCCGACGCGTTCCAAAAAACCTACGGCCCCCAGCCGGAAGCGTCGGACACCGGCCGCCAGCTTGCTACTGAAGCCTATCTGGAAAAAGCACGGACCGCACCGGATATCGAGGGGGCCCTCGCCGCGATCGACCAGGCGATCGAACTCTACCGGGGCCAGACCGGCCGGGAAAACCTGGAAGCTTTGAGCCGCCTGGAAATCAAGCGCGCTCAACTTCTGGCGCAGGCGGGAGAGACGCAACAGGCCACCACCGTTCTCCAACAAATTGTTGGGGAAGACCCGGACAATCTGGAGGCCACAGTAACTCTGGCCTCTCTTTATGCCAACCGCGAGGAATGGCTGGCCCTTGAAGACCTGATCGAGCCGATTTCGAAAAACCCGGCCCTGGCCGATATCGCGCTCTACCTGAAAGGGCGCGTAGCCCTTGCCCGCGACCGGGTGGGCACCGCCCGGGCTAGATTCGAGGAAGCCCTGGAACTCAACGCCAATCGACCAACCGCGCTACAACATGCACTCGAGTTCTACCGTAGCATCTGCTTTGAAAGACTAAAACGCCGCGACGAGGCCATCAAAAGTCTGAAAAGGGCTGTCGACGGCGGCTACGTCCCGGAAACGCCCGATGAAGCCGTTCATTTGGGACGACTGCTGCTGCGGCAAAAGGATTTGGATCCACTCCTGCCCACTCTGGAGAAAGCATTGCTCCGCGGCAACACGAGTGCAGAAGGCTGGGCGCTCTTGGGACGGGCCCACATTAAAAAGGGGCGTAACGAACTGGCCCTGAGCGCACTCAACCAATCGCTCGACCTCGAACCGGAGCAGGCCGGGATCCTGGCATTGCGTGGCTCGCTCCTGCGCAAGATCGGGGACCTGCAGGGTGCCTTGGTCGACTACGAGCGTGCCCATCAACTGGAACCGTCGAGTCCGGTGTTGAGCTATGAGCAGGGGCTCGTGCTCCTTCAACTCGGCCGCATCGGGGAAGCAGAGCCTTTTCTCCGCGTGGCCGCGCGCAAGCTCACCACCCATGTGACACTCGACCTGCTCCACGCCAGTTGCGCCTACACGCTGGGCAAATACGAAGAAGCCGCCCAATCGCTACAGCAATATCTCCACCCCCAACTCGAAGGCGATGCTTTGAAGCAATTCAAGGCCAACCAATCCGATACCGCGGCCTACCTCCATACCCTCCTTTCCGGGAAGAAAGGCATTCAAATAAGCGAACTGGCAACGACCTCGAAATCGGCGACTCTCTACAACGACTATGCTCGCGGCAAAGCCAGCCGCAAACAGGTCCTTGACTGGGCCGGCCGCGCAGAGACCCCGGAACAGGCGCGCACTCAAATTTGTGCAGCCAGTTACTGGCTCGCCCAACTTGAAAGAGCACGGGCCCATAGCGAAAACCTCAAGGAATTGCTCCATATCGCCATCGAAACAGGCTCTCCCGAAAATCCGGAGTTCCAGTTCGCACGCTGGCAACTCAAGCACGACTAG
- the rpsO gene encoding 30S ribosomal protein S15, with product MSDISDTIVDKAAIIKEFGANENDTGSSEVQIALLTARIKHLTEHLRDNRKDFHSRRGLIAMTARRRKLLDYLKRTDFGRYTAILEKLKLRR from the coding sequence ATGTCAGATATATCAGATACAATCGTCGATAAAGCAGCTATCATCAAGGAATTCGGTGCCAACGAAAACGACACCGGCTCTTCCGAAGTGCAAATCGCGCTGCTTACCGCACGCATTAAACACCTTACCGAGCACCTTCGCGACAATCGCAAGGACTTCCACTCACGCCGCGGCCTGATCGCCATGACCGCCCGCCGCCGTAAGTTGCTCGACTACTTGAAGCGCACCGACTTCGGTCGCTACACCGCGATTCTCGAGAAGCTCAAGCTTCGCCGATAA